DNA sequence from the Acipenser ruthenus chromosome 8, fAciRut3.2 maternal haplotype, whole genome shotgun sequence genome:
gaaaaatgGGTTTGCAATTATTATGTTTTCATATATTATTTTGGTAACACCTTACACTGTGTCAAAAAAATAACTGTGCatctacatagtagttacttagtaaatacatgtgtacttacacatcattacaatgttattatgcatagttacaatgcacttaatgtgcaCATCTTTTTTTATAACATGTGTAagtacataattgtatcagaaaaggcatagggttagggttaaggatagagttagggttataaagatgtacatattaagtacattgtaactatgcataataacattgtaattatgtgtaagtacacatgtatttaataagtaactaccatgtaaacacacagtaattagagagacgtaatgtaaagtgttaccattattTCTTTATCTTCAAATTGTTTAGCACGTGTTTTATTCCATTTGTATGGAAACCTTGAAATACTTGGAATATGATTTGTAGCATGAAGATAAAAGTTTAGACAAACTGTCCAATTCAAGCAACTTGGGCAAGTCAGCTGAGAAAAGCTTAAAATCTAAATGAATGCGATGAAAAAGTGAAGGTTGAATTACTTAGGAGGATCTTAATACCACTCTTTAGTTCAATACAAGTCAATACAGTGTTTCCACCCTGGGCTGATTCATTAAACCTGCTGTTAATATTGCTGCATACATTCAAACAAATCCACATAGACCAACAAAAAACTCATTTACAAAGTTCAGGGTGACATTATTAAGATCATTACAATGGGCCCATTATCATCaggattaaaataaatgaatcagcATGTACTCTCTATTTCAAGCATTGGTTTTGTCCTAAAACCCTTTTTTAAAGCTAAAAGTTAATTGCACAGGGCCACAAAAAGATCTAGTATTCCAGTGTTATTTAGTTAAacattcatttacatttaaatggatGTAGGGAAGGACTGTAgatgttttgcattttaaaaaaaagaaagaaagaaaaggggaCAATGCAGTCGGAATGTCTTTGGCAAATCCAGACTGGTCGGCTCtgtcagcattttctttttttttatttcatacaaGTTTAGACGGTGGACTCTGCCAATTCTGCATTCCAAGGCAGGATGAGTCCTGctttcctaaaaaaataaaaaataaataaaaagaaagaccaTAAAAGATTAGGCtgggaaaaaaaagttattgtacATTCATTTGGcgcagattgaaaaaaaaaaaaaaaaaaacaatcccttTCCCAGTTTCACTTTTAATGGTTATTTGACAATAACCTCTTTTATTGCTCATGTATAAAACTATCAGCAGGACCGGTGTGGTTAGAAGAATTGTTTACAGCTAGTAATTGGTATGAGTTTATCTTACTTTATTACGTCAAACCGCTTCTCAAACAAGGTGAAGGTTTGTTACGCAATCACTCAAGCAATCTACGggaaattaaattataaaaccaCTACTGTAGGAACATTGGTGCTTATTCATCCATGATCTGTACAGCTTCCCATCGTGTGTCATCGTCTTATATTTCAAAATGGCCCATGGATATGTAGTATTGAAATCAAGCAAGCCCACTGTGCGACTCTCATCCCAGAGGGAATACTTCTTTCTGGATGACTTCAAATATGTTCCAGCAGGCCTTGAAGGTCTAACTATGGCCGAATTGTTTGCTTTAAAATTGTGTAATACTGAAGAGGCTTCTGGCAGCTGTGTACAGCCCTCGGATTAATACAACAGTGGAGGGTAATAAACCTTGCTCTTCGATTTAcactgtgctttaaaccaagGAGTTCAGGCCTGATCAACAGTACCTTCATATCTTAGGGAAAGCTGCATGTGAATTTACCAACTACAAGGTCTATCTAAATCACCAAATACTTTATTACTCTGGTGCAGGGGTGTCAATCGCAGCAGTTTTAACCGCCCCCGGGTGCAAGTGGGGCAACTGTACCCAGACTCTGAACATCCATGCTTTGAATAGCATCTGTTGCACAGAGAGAATCATTACAGTCGTCCAGCTGGGGGACTGAATAGCTAATCTGCAATGGGATAGTGACTTTAGGGTTAGGATACAGGGGCACAGTAGGGACTCCTGGTACAGTGGAGGTTCTGTGACTATTTTCCTTAGGGCAACGCAAGTGAACTCCTTCCCCACTAAAACACATAAGACCAAGAGAATTAgaaaaaataaagctttattCCAGGATAACAGTTTCAGGTTCAATGATGCGCAGTTAAAAATAGCTGCTACACAAGCTCCTCCTTTCGTGCCAGAAGCATCGGTGCACAATCGGTTTTCTCAAACACAGTATACACAATCTCATTCAGCAGAGTAATTCGATACACTGAAGATAGTTTCTCATTGCCAAAGTACAAGATTCCAATGCAAAGGGACCTGAGATGCACAATGACAAcatacaacaaaataatacattcctATTTACAATCGGATGCCCATTGAAACAGGGTGACAGTGTAGATTAGACTGTAAGCTCTGCTTCACCAATGgcacacagaaaacaaaacaaacaaaaaggacacAATGCTTCAACGATCCACACAGCAGAACCTTGATCCCAATAAAAGCTTGATGCTTGCATCTGGTTTATCAAAGAaggttaaaaaatatgtatacataGAAATATAGATTTTTAGACTTTCaggaacgctacaatattaagatacatgtatttttacaaaaacattatACTTTTCCCCACATATGCAGTAGGACACTGCAGTGACTCATATCTGAATCATTGTGACAGTTTTACTTTCCCTTTTTCCAGTATATTCCTTAAAACGAATATATTTATCATATGACCAATGCTATTCTGATATCACTGCTCAAAAGAACTCAACTACATttaaaatcatcatcatcatcatcatctaaaCACTTACTTTCCACTCCAAGATCACCTGCAGATGTTTTCAGTTGCTTTTTCTTCTTACCACAGAAAGAACGGCAAAGCAAACCATCCTAATCAATTAACCCCCATTCCCAGAACAAATGCTGTAAATTCAACATTAGTTTTTGAagtcaatcaaaaaaaaaagtgaggaaAAGACATTAGATACACACTCGTTGACGGCCAAAAGGTAGAAAGACGGCTCTGTCTGTATCGAGGCACAGCTTCGCCATCTTTATTTAAAGTTTCAACAATTTTACAAAGCAGCTGGTCCACAAGAAAAAGGGGTATCAGTTTTCCACAATCGAAGGACAGAGAGCCCCCACGTCTTCTCAACTACTCTCAGCCAATGGGAGTTCTTTTCAAGGTCTCCCTTACTCAGGCTAGCCAGAACAAAGACTGCAAATGAGAACCTTCAGAGAGGTCAAGTTACTTTGCTATATTCTCAGCAGGGGTCACACACTCCCCTCTGCTCCACAGCCAGCGCTTCAGTCCTCTGTGTCTGGCTGGACCCCCAGCATGACGTGCAGCTCTTCAGCAGAGTAGCCCAGCAGGTTCTGGAGGTCGCAGACGAAGCGGTACACGTAGCGTTTTCCCGAGGTCTTGTGGATGATGTTCTTGTCGTAGTAGTACCGCAGTCCCCGGCTAAGCTTCTCATAGTTCATCTTGGGCTTGTTCTTACGCCGGCCCCAGCGACGGGCAACCTGGAGGACGAGAAGAGACACGGTGCTCAGCTCCTCTTTCTAAACACGGGCCTACACCCTAGAACGGATCACATCTGTAATGACACCAACCACTATCCTCGCTTGAACAACTATAGCGCTCTGGTTCTGTGGTAAAGCCTCAAAACAGTGGGGTTCAGAAGGCAATGGCTTCAGACACAATGCAGCAATGTTTGGCATTAATTAAAATTCAGTGGCATATTCAGTAGTTTTTGTTGGCATTCAAAGCTGTACACAATTACACTTTGAAATTCATTTGTCTGTACTTGTGAAGCACTTAAAACGTCCCATCTTTGTACTGAGTAATCCATCACTTTATGACCAAGCTATGATATGCTGTGCCCGAGAGGCAGGATAATGAGCTGCGAGTCACATTTCCTTCAATTAATGACAAGCAAATGAGAAAAATATCTTCACCATTCTCCTATTTGTATTATCTAACTTCCTCCCAAACTTCCCCTTCCCCTATGCACTGCCCTGCGTAAAGGATGGTGAGACAGAGTGAAACAGTTTTGCATACGGCTTGTGTAAATCTGGTGTGTGtgcactgctgtactgtaatacatATCAACAAGCCAGAGTTTCCATATACCTTAACCTACCTCATCTGGGTCAGTCAGCTTGAACTCCCATCCATCCCCCGTCCAGCTGATGAAGGACTGGCAGGATTTATCTGTCAATAACTCCAAAAGAAACTGCCACAGTTGGATTGGCCCACTCCCTATAGAATGGGCAAAACATTCTATTAAGGAAAGCAGTCACAGTTTCAGGAATGATAGATAAAACATCAAACTGTAGTCTTATTAGGCCAAATATAATTCAACACAAATACACATTGATAAAGTCCAATGGTTACCGAATGATACCATGACAACGCGTCTTACCGGTGAATCCGGCGAGAACGGCTGCTGGGATGAAGGGCTTGTCATGCTCCGTTGCGTCGTTCCTCTCCTGGATGTAGTCTTTGAAGGACAGACCCTGCTTGTTGACACACAGGGTGCCCGCGCTGCAGTCCTCGTCGAAGCTGTCGTGGGATGGAACCCTCTGCATGTCTGCCAGGGAGGACTGGCTGCTCCAGGACTGCAGCTGGGAGTCCGTGCTATCAAAGCTGTCCATGCTCTCCAAGGAGTCCTGATCTCTGGAGTGAACTGCACAACCGGAGAGAGAAGACAGGATGGGCTTTACTTTCCTTTCTAGATTTAAAATAGTTTACAATAGGGTGAAGCACCAGGTTTAAAATATGCTTTGGAgaactaattaattaataaataaatgcatacatagtGGATACCAAGCTTACACTTAAATGGTACAAACCCGAGACAAAACTGCGATGGCATGCCAATGCTATCATGCGGTGTGCTACTGATTTAAACACTTACATGTCTTTCCGATTCCAAGGTTTAGGCTCTTCCTGGGTAAGTCCTGGTTTATCGGGAAGTAATTCACGTTGACCGTCTGCACCTGGGGTTTGGGAAACGCCTGGTATTCCAGGTCCAGGATGTTAGGGACAGACGTCTTCTCCAAGTTTTCAAACAGCTCCCTCAGCAAACTAGTTGCTGTGTTATCAGGTATTTGGAGCGAACACAGAGTCTGAtccaaactgaaacctattaaaaaaaataaaaaataaataaataataattaaaaaagttaAGGTCAAGTTACACTAAACCCGTATACAAATGTAGACTGCAGTGGTCCTCTAAATGTTCTGTTATTGAGAGTACAGGGCAGTACATTGCAATGGCTCTGGTTCCCCTACCAATGCATCAGTATTGCAATATTCCAGATTATATTGGCTGCTGGCATGGGCA
Encoded proteins:
- the LOC117962493 gene encoding protein C-ets-2-like encodes the protein MCDLGLDQVAPMSNSYRGILKRQTAFDTCEDPTSLFARFYLPGANEQSVQEVPSALDSISDDLCTYNVPLLTPCSKAVMSQALKDSFSGFAKEQRRLAIPNDPRGWSEQQVYQWLCWAASEFSLANVNFQKFNITGRALCDLGKDRFLDLAPDFVGDILWEHLEQMMKDCSEKHQTQYLNNTFPTVSVSSWINNNNNNKAIGFSLDQTLCSLQIPDNTATSLLRELFENLEKTSVPNILDLEYQAFPKPQVQTVNVNYFPINQDLPRKSLNLGIGKTFHSRDQDSLESMDSFDSTDSQLQSWSSQSSLADMQRVPSHDSFDEDCSAGTLCVNKQGLSFKDYIQERNDATEHDKPFIPAAVLAGFTGSGPIQLWQFLLELLTDKSCQSFISWTGDGWEFKLTDPDEVARRWGRRKNKPKMNYEKLSRGLRYYYDKNIIHKTSGKRYVYRFVCDLQNLLGYSAEELHVMLGVQPDTED